The sequence ACCAATTCGAATGACTTGGTTTTGATATTCATGACAACGTTTCTTTGGCACTTTGGCaggataataaaattaataatatatctgtgaacaaaaattttctattttgtgaTTGAAAGTTGCTGTTGACAATACCAGCCACGCACAcatcattaaaattttcaaatgaatttCCAGTTCTTGAAAGTCTAAAGATTTCAAGCCACTGGAGAAGATACATGGCACTGTGTTTAATCACCtatataattacatattttCTACCTACCACTTCTAGAGGAGCTTCGTATATTTGCTTGCATGTTCATGCCTAACTGTAAATCCAAAGATTTATAGCTTTGCTTAGAAGCAGGCAAGGCTGAAGGCTTAAAGATATTATTAGGCCTATTCTCTCTGGACCTATCACTATGTGTTAAAGTGAAGCTACATGGATCTTGTTGGAAAGAGACTTGAGCAGGTACAGCATACAACTTTGATAACTGAGAGCCATTAACATGAGCATCTTGATCAAAGGGATTATTGAAACAAATCTGAGACTCATCGTAGACTCTGAACTCTGAGGAGGGACTGTAAAACCAAGGAACAGTACTGTTGCCATTAGAATTAGCAAAGGCTTGGCTGTAAGGTTGAAGGTAGCAGTTGAGGCTGGCTTTCCTTGCTTGAAGCTGCaaccttttcttcttcatcctctcCTTCTTATGGGCATTTTGGTGACCACCCAATGCTTGTGAGTTCGCAAACTCCTTGAGACAATATTGGCACTCGAACTTCTTGTCATCAAGGCCCCCAATTAAGCTCCTTTCCTTGGATAGTTTCTTATCTCTTTCCGATGAAACTGTTGTTGTTGATGAGTTTGCACTTTCATCTCCTTCTGCTGAGCCTTTCATGTTGCTCTCATCATTCTTACTAGGTGTTAACTCAACCCCAAATAATTTGAGCTTCTTCTCTGCATTAGAACTAGCAGAATAGCCATTTTCTCTATCCCGTGTGGGAGATTGGAAATGATTAGAGTTAGTATTGGACTCAACCTTTGCCATCACACTCAAAACTAGAAAAGATTAAAAACGATATTTGTAGTACTGATGCACCGATTAGTTGTTTGgcttctcttccttttatagtaACCTCTATGGTTTCCAACGATGCATTGCATCTCAAGTttagatttaatatataataataatcatcatgAATGGCACAAGCATAACCAAGAgtcaataaaaatgaaatataaaagaaaagaaaagtcagATCAGAGAAGCCGTCTCATGCAatattggtataaaaaaaataataaaaaaaactctttgttcttcttcttcttcttgtatatACACTTCAACTTTACCTATCAAAGAGGATTCAGTGTGTTCAATTAACAAGTAATTCCATGGTCTATAAGCACTTAAAATAATTCAAGACATGCAATTATGCTACCACTTGGacatttaaaacaaatattCCATGCTTTAAAAGATTGCTAAAGTATTATATTAATaccaaaaagtcaaagaaaaaaggggGATGCAATCACCTGGAAGGAAGGGGCTCCAACTTTGCAACAAAATTCTCACTGTACTTCAATGCATATctatgatttttcatttttttaactttacaaATCAATAAGTCAGTGGATTCATGTATTGCCCTCTATTAAAGCCTAATCATATAATATACAGATAactacttaaaaattataaatgtggGTGCCAAGTCCCATCTACTACAGTCTACAGCTCCAAATAAAATCCTATAAAATTCAAAGTTCTGTAGAAAATGTGAATAATCAGCACTTGATGAAGCTTCCTTTGTAATTATCCCTTTAGGtatacttaattaaaaatataaagccCAAATTAAACATGTCTATCTTGACCATGTTTGAAAAATGCTCTTAGAATAGTAACTGAGATTAGTTGCTAGCTAACAAAGGAATATAAGAAAGTGGGCAATGATGTAAGCATATATACTAATAAGGGTCTTCAATGAGATCTGGGCATATCTTCTTAGAGCAGGCAAAGCCTATAATTTATACCCAAAAAGCATATTTTTTCAGGTGAATCAAGTCATCAACtaatatttttgtataattaagcAAAGCATTTGTAATGGACAGTTGTTCTAGTTGGTCCCacttttttgtgggtttggggACAATGTTACAAACTATTGGATTGTGTTGTTATTCCATTGTCTCTCCTAAGATCTTCCAAATGGTGGACTTCTTCCAATAGAATATCTCATGTTAATCAATTCCCACTcctttttcttgctttttccAGTGTATTCAAATTAACTTTTTCTTGCTTTGGAGGAAGAATTCTAAGGAGGCATGCTGTCATCAAGCATTTCACTATCCtaacatgtgaaataaaaatgAGGCTAGCTATAATAAGAGGTGAGATTGGATTTTTGGTGGCTTGGTgggttggttggttggtttgAATGATTGATTTCAGCTATAATTTCATTCATTAATCCACCGATTGATAAAGAGGATCATATGGTGGCCCCTACCATAAACCACCCCTAAACACATGTTCCTATCCACTCTAATTTGCTTCTCTTCTGACATTTCCcacaaattttcttattttatggAATCCCAAAGAATGCCAATATTGACTGtggcaaaaaaatattataaaatatttatttcataaACGAGAGAACGCATGTGCGCtgatatataataattatctCATTGCTCTgatgtatgtattttttttcttttaacatgtATATCTTATATAATTACTGAACTTATATATTGTGAAAGAAATGATGTACATTTTAGATGCACAATACTCATTTTCGTTAATATGACGAACCTATGACATGTCATGTTCTTATTTTGAATTGTAGCTGAGATGTGAAATTTCCCCTACTAATCCACCTTTTGTTAATGGCCCTTGTAATCCAAACAACTGCATGCAAATCTGCAAAACTATAATATATTGAATCAATTGGTGTAAATGCGTTTTAAGAAATTTATGCATCATTCCTTCTAGGCTCTCTAGCTGTCTAGCATTTTAAATATAATGAGGATAGTTTGTGTGACAAAGTTTATCACACCCATGTTCTCAATACTTATGCATTGACTATTGGACATTATTTTAGTGAGAAAAAAACAGTTAGTAGCAATATTAGTCTTTTATGATCCCCCAGTTACGTGAGGGTGGTGAAAGAAGTGTAGAAGGCACTTCAAATATTCATATCTAAGTGGTACAATAGAATACATGCCACCTGTCAGCCAATATACTTGGGAAAATTGGAAAACAATTAGGAATAAGTCAAgcagaataacaaatagaactggaaaaaaaatcataaataaactCTAATAGGGACAATAGAATACATGCCACTTGTCAAGCATCATATGCttaggaaaattgaaaaactatAAGGAAAAACACTAGaagaataataagaataattataatagtacaaggaaaaaaaaacttaataaactCTAATAGGACAAAGACGCAGTAGTACAAGATTTACCAAACCAAATTTACAACTACCAGTTTTGTGGAAAGAAGAGGCTCAGATACTCAACAATTAATTAAGACTTAAAAGAGTTCAGTTTGCAGGTACCAAGTACCAACCACAGCCCACATTTGTGAAGAAGAATTCTACTTCATTTTAGAGAGACTAGGCCTTAAGGGCAAGCACGTCCAAGATAAATTAACACGCAGTATTCTCATATTCTGTGCCTAGCAATTGCTATGGTTAATTGGTTATAGTGGGCATGTTGaaatagttaaaaaatttataaatccaATGGATATCTGCGTTCTTGGCATGAAACTACTTCGGATCTTAATAGTCATCTGAATATCAATAAGATATagatattattaaatattacaaatctaaatGTATATACAGGgtcatatcatttaaaattttccataGCGTGACATTCTATACATTAGATTCAACTAACAAAATTTGAAGTAGTAATTTTAAAACTGTGTAAACATACTATCAAATGTAGGTATATATGACACATAAAAACCAAGATTAAATAGTGATTTTAATATAAGGTGTAAGATTTGATCCCCGCTTAcatacaccaaaaattaattagcaTTTTAGtgtaatgataaaaaacaattatcattagCGGACATATAATTTGGGTTAAAAActatctaaaaaagaaagataagatAGGTTGATATCCGAACCTAAGTTGGCCAATAACAAGGGAAGCTTTTTGGAATGACACATACAAGGGAACAGTACATGTCATGTTTAGCCTACCGACGAAGATCCATGGAAAGAGGGTTCAATCATCAATGGTCTTCTTTGGGCGCCGGGTATTAAAGTTTTTCATAACTGTATCAGCAAAGCactttcataataataataattaaagtgtGTTTGTAATTATCCTCTGGCAGAAGAAAGAATCTGAGGAGAGATTGTCATAATATATGTATTAGGGTTTTCATTGCTCTCTAATTTTAATTATAGCAGCAAGGTTTTGATTCGTTGATGCGTCATATTCGATTTATAGTAGCTTTTTTGGGCAAAAGCATGTAAAGGGTCTTTATATAGAATTAGAAAACAATATTGTTTTGTCTAATTTTGAAGATTTGCATAaggatatatatagtgtggTTTGCGCACTATAGCTATAATCACATCATATTTGAACCAAATATTAATTAAGGTAATGGGGCGACTTCTTCacatgtttttttcttctttgattttttttctctttctttttgatgAAAGACTCCTTCACATGTTAGGATAGTGCATATTAAAAGGGCTACTAGAATAATGaacaatattaataataagtaaactTAGCGTGCACATGAACAAGATGCAAAAAGTACACATAAATGGCTTGTTTAAGTGTTAACTACCCCAACCAACATTaaactttataaatttatagtaCATAAtctttcacaaaaattaaaaaatatatatatatatatatcggattttgatttgaattttattatagaatgaaattaatataaatttgagGCGGGTTTAGGGTTTCTTAGGTTTTAggtggaaaaataaaaataaaaaacaaaacaaaactcaataGCATCAAATTCGTACTTGTAGGCAAACAGGgtaaggaaaaggaaaagaaaaagctCCCTAAAGAAACTCTAATCTTTATAAACTAGCAATAAAGAGGACATGCATTTAGGTTATTAAAGTTGTTAAAGGACTTACCGTGTGTTTGACTAATATTCAAATTTATCCTATTTTCATGTTAActtatatacaactttttaaagttcacttttttttatttataaatttactaTACTTTTacctatttattttaaattatccaaaaaacaACACTTAAAATCGCCTCAGTGTATCtttgataactttttttacAAGTTTCATTACCAAAGAGACTAGCTTTACCTAAATAGGTCTAATACAAATTTGTaatgatgttattttttattgtctatttaaaaaaaaaaaacttggttaGAAATATTAGATATGCTGCCCTACAGCTTGAACCCGCTCCTCCATTCTCAACAACTCTCAAGCACTTAGTACTTGGGAGTACTAATTCGCCTCAAATTCGGTTGGTTTTTCAACTGTCTATTTGAAACAATATATTACTTTGAAGTAAACTCACCTAACttttgagatttatgaaaagTACAATctacagaaaaaataaaaggttaacGTTCGGTACAAAACTTAATTACAAAAAGCAATGACAGTTTTGGAGGGTGGCGGGGGCACGAACAAAGAAGAATTGCATTATAAGAAACTCCTATATATTTTCCATCAAATTAAGAACTAtgcatttatttaattaagaaaagaCAAAGTCTTGTACTAGCAATTAATGGTCTGTTTGGTTGGTTTGTTTAAGTaatgttgtttgagtgtttttgatgTACGTGAAAGtcaaaaaatatgttaaaatgtatataaaattgtttaaaatttgtgaaaatgtGTTAGAATTTAGCTACCAAACACTCTAAATGATTTTCGTCTGCTACGTTGTAACAAACTCAAGAAACCACATTCAATGTTTGGAGACAAGAAGAATagcttttcttaaaaaagaaaaaacataatcGCCACAACAAACTCAGTTTGACTTCTCCTTGTTTGGAATCTGAATTCCCTGCACATTATTGTGTTCCTTTCCAGATCTTTCCTCGTGGCTGCTGAGACTTGTCTGGTTCCAAAATTCATTCACACTTTTCCTCCATTCACTGTATTACTACAGTACAAAGAATTGATTTGGCGTTTTACAAAAAAAGGTGAACAATGagccttttcatttttctctatgTGTTGGAATCTCCTCTATTGGTTTGAATTGGAATAGGGTTTTCTCTGTTAATGGGAAATTGGACCGGTGGCTGACATGATTGTTTGGACAGTTTCTATATAAGTTTGAGTGAGAGTAGACCATACTCTCTTGTAGTCAGGTTGTGGGAAATCAATTTTAGGCCAAA comes from Castanea sativa cultivar Marrone di Chiusa Pesio chromosome 3, ASM4071231v1 and encodes:
- the LOC142627237 gene encoding zinc finger protein 5, giving the protein MAKVESNTNSNHFQSPTRDRENGYSASSNAEKKLKLFGVELTPSKNDESNMKGSAEGDESANSSTTTVSSERDKKLSKERSLIGGLDDKKFECQYCLKEFANSQALGGHQNAHKKERMKKKRLQLQARKASLNCYLQPYSQAFANSNGNSTVPWFYSPSSEFRVYDESQICFNNPFDQDAHVNGSQLSKLYAVPAQVSFQQDPCSFTLTHSDRSRENRPNNIFKPSALPASKQSYKSLDLQLGMNMQANIRSSSRSGR